AACAAATTGCCGCGCTTATCAAAGCCGGCGTAACGGTCTCGATCGGCCATAGCGACGCTACCTATGATCAGGCTATGGCCCTGTTTCAGGCGGGCGCGCGCTGCGTCACCCATCTGTTCAACGCTATGAGCCAATTCGGCAGCCGCGATCCCGGCATCGTCGGCGCTGCGCTCGCGAGCGAGCAGGTGTGGTGCGGGCTCATTGCCGACGGACATCACGTCCATCCCGCGACCTTGAACACAGCGATGCAGGCCAAGCGCGGCCTACCCTTCTTCCTCGTCAGCGACGCCATGCCGACTGCCGGCTGGTCCGAAGACAGCTTTCTCCTGAACGACCGGGAGGTCAAGCGCGTGGGCAACCGCCTGACGCTGGAGGACGGCACGCTCGCCGGCTCCGATCTCGTCCTTGTGGACGCTGTGCGCTTCATGGCGGACACCGTCGGCGTCGCGCTGGAGGAAGCATTGCGAATGGCTTCGCTCTATCCGGCAATGGCGCTCGGTGTAACGGCGGATTACGGGCGTCTCGTGCCGGGCCGACGCGCTGATATCGTCCATCTGACGGAAGATCTGAGCGTCGAGGGCGTCTGGGTCGGTGGCAAGCCCGTGGACACGGAGGAGCACGAGCCTTCGCCTAACGCTGACGTCAGCTCGGCCGCGTAAAATCCCGGCAATTAATGATACAGGCGTAATTCTGTTTATCGCGGCGACGGTTTGTATAACGTGCCATCACCTTCTCAT
This portion of the Chelatococcus sp. YT9 genome encodes:
- the nagA gene encoding N-acetylglucosamine-6-phosphate deacetylase gives rise to the protein MDVPTRFALSGADVFDGRTRHRKHAVIIDEGRIRAIVPSRELPANIEVVNADGGLITAGFIDLQVNGGGGVLFNSQPTVDGIRDIVAAHARMGTTALLPTVITDHPEVTYGAITAVRQAIAQGIEGCLGIHIEGPFISPAKKGAHDPELIRDLSDGELLRLTHTGLRHIMITVAPEAVNSQQIAALIKAGVTVSIGHSDATYDQAMALFQAGARCVTHLFNAMSQFGSRDPGIVGAALASEQVWCGLIADGHHVHPATLNTAMQAKRGLPFFLVSDAMPTAGWSEDSFLLNDREVKRVGNRLTLEDGTLAGSDLVLVDAVRFMADTVGVALEEALRMASLYPAMALGVTADYGRLVPGRRADIVHLTEDLSVEGVWVGGKPVDTEEHEPSPNADVSSAA